Within the [Enterobacter] lignolyticus SCF1 genome, the region TTTCGCCGCTCCGGGCCTGCTTTCGCCGGTAATAACCTCGTCGCCCTCTTCCAGCCCCTTGACGATTTCCACCTCGGTATCGTTACGCGCGCCGATGGTCACTTCCCGGTCTTTCACATCGCCGTTACGCAGCAGCCGCACGCTGTAGCGATTATCGCCCACGGCGTCGCCCAGCGCCGACAGCGGAATAGTCAGCACGTTATTCACTCCGGACAGTTGAATATGCACCTGCGCGGTCATTTCAAGACGCAGCACGCCCTGCGGATTCGGTACTTCAAAACGGGCATAATAGAAGATGGCGTCGTTGACTTTTTCCGGCGTCGGCAGAATGTCCTTCAGGCGTCCCTCGTAGCGGGTCAGCGGGTCGCCGAGCACGGTAAACCAGGCCTTCTGCCCGGGCGTCAGGTGAATCACGTCGGCTTCGGACACCTGCGCTTTTACCAGCATGGTGCTAAGGTCGGCCAGCGTCAGGATGTTAGGCGCCTGCTGCGCGGCGATCACCGTCTGCCCCTGCAGGGTGGTGATTTGCGTCACTTCACCGGCCATCGGCGCCAGAA harbors:
- the macA gene encoding macrolide transporter subunit MacA → MNLKGKGKKRYFVIVVLVLLAGGWVWRTLNAPVPQYQTLIVRKGDLQQSVLATGKLDALRKVDVGAQVSGQLKTLSVNIGDKVKKDQLLGVIDPEQAQNQIKEVEATLMELRAQRLQAVAERKLAQVTLARNQQLAKTQLISRQDLDTSATDLAVKEAQIGTIDAQIKRNQATLDTAKTNLDYTRILAPMAGEVTQITTLQGQTVIAAQQAPNILTLADLSTMLVKAQVSEADVIHLTPGQKAWFTVLGDPLTRYEGRLKDILPTPEKVNDAIFYYARFEVPNPQGVLRLEMTAQVHIQLSGVNNVLTIPLSALGDAVGDNRYSVRLLRNGDVKDREVTIGARNDTEVEIVKGLEEGDEVITGESRPGAAK